A region of Periophthalmus magnuspinnatus isolate fPerMag1 chromosome 13, fPerMag1.2.pri, whole genome shotgun sequence DNA encodes the following proteins:
- the tada2a gene encoding transcriptional adapter 2-alpha: protein MDRLGPFGNDPFDKPPCKGCSSYLTEPYIKCAECGPSPFLICLQCFTRGFEYKKHQSDHKYEIMTSDFPVLEPGWTAQEEMALLEAVMDCGFGNWQDVAYQMRTKNKEECESHYMKNFINNPLFSSTLLSLQKTKDSHFADTAIPFRPTDDPPRPTFESVLSRDMAGYMPARADFMEEFDNYAEWDLKDIDFVDDDSDVLRALKLAVVDIYHSRLRERQRRKKIIRDHGLINLRKFQILERCYPKEVQEMYDVMRRFARVVGPMEHDKFIESNALEFELRKEIHRLQEYRKAGIKSFCSAKVHDRVKRVREEERRKRTMLSDVLQYIQDSRACQQWLSKQAAIDAGITPPVTTLTVSASGRRSAPPLNLTGLPGTEKLNEREKELCQVVRLVPGAYLEYKQALLNECRRQGGLRLAQARALIKIDVNKTRKIYDFLIKEGYITKA, encoded by the exons ATGGACCGATTGGGACCTTTTGGGA ATGATCCTTTTGATAAACCCCCATGCAAAGGCTGTTCATCTTACCTTACTGAACCATACATTAAATGTGCAGAGTGTGGACCCTCTCCATTTCTGATCTGCCTCCAG TGCTTTACCCGAGGGTTTGAATACAAGAAGCACCAGAGTGATCACAAGTATGAAATTATG ACCTCAGACTTCCCAGTGCTGGAGCCTGGGTGGACAGCGCAAGAAGAAATGGCTCTTTTAGAAGCAGTTATGGATTGTGGATTTGGAAACTG GCAGGATGTGGCATATCAAATGcgtacaaaaaacaaagaagaatGTGAGAGCCACTACATGAAGAATTTCATCAATAATCCCCTGTTCTCCTCCACCTTACTCAGCCTGCAAAAAACTAAAGACTCACACTTTGCAGATACAGCAATTCCATTTAGAC CCACAGATGACCCACCTCGTCCTACCTTTGAGTCAGTGTTGTCTCGGGATATGGCTGGATACATGCCTGCAAGAGCTGACTTCATGGAG GAGTTTGACAACTATGCAGAATGGGACTTGAAGGACATCGACTTTGTGGATGATGACTCCGATGTCTTACGTG CGCTAAAGCTGGCAGTTGTTGATATATATCATTCAAGATTAAGGGAGCGGCAAAGAAGGAAAAA GATTATCCGAGATCATGGTCTCATCAACTTGCGGAAATTTCAGA TACTGGAGCGTTGTTACCCAAAAGAAGTGCAAGAAATGTATGATGTGATGAGGCGCTTTGCTCGTGTGGTGGGACCAATGGAACATGACAAATTCATTGAAAGCAATGCAT TGGAGTTTGAGTTGAGGAAGGAGATTCACCGGCTACAGGAGTACAGAAAAGCTGGAATCAAGTCTTTCTGCA GTGCAAAGGTCCATGATCGTGTGAAGCGTGTGCGAGAGGAAGAGCGCAGAAAGAGGACCATGCTGTCGGATGTGCTGCAGTATATACAGGATAGCCGGGCGTGCCAGCAATGGCTTAGCAAACAAGCTGCAAT TGACGCTGGCATTACTCCACCTGTCACAACGCTCACGGTCTCag CATCAGGTAGGCGCAGTGCCCCTCCCCTGAACCTCACAGGACTGCCGGGAACAGAGAAGCTCAatgagcgagagaaagag CTGTGCCAGGTGGTTCGCCTGGTGCCAGGGGCCTACCTTGAGTATAAGCAAGCTCTCCTGAATGAATGCAGACGGCAAGGGGGGCTACGACTCGCTCAAGCCAGAGCACTAATCAAGATTGATGTCAACAAGACTCGCAAAATATATGACTTTCTCATCAAGGAAGGCTACATTACTAAGGCCTGA